The Tropicibacter oceani DNA segment TGCGCCAGATCGAACCGCGCCTGATGGTTGCCGGGGTCGGCATCGACCTGCGCCTGCAATTCGGTGATGGGGCCCGCGTTGCCGGCCTGCTTGGCCAGCTCCAGCTTGGCATGGGCCGCTTCCAGTTCGGGCGCCCTGGAAATCTCGGCCGGGGCACCGTTCAGGATCGCCTCGGCCTGCTCCAGATCGTCCATCGCGATATGCGCCTGCACCATTCCGGCATAGGCGCGGGCATTGTTGGGGTCTTCGCCCAGGATCGCCGCAAAGGTCTGCGCCGCGTCCACCGCGGCGCCCTGCTCCAGCATTTCCTCGGCCGCTTCGATCGCCTCGTCCAGACCGCCGCTGGCATCGCCGCCCGCCGCCGCCACGACCCGCCCGATAAAGGCCTTCAGCTCGGACCCCGGCAGCGCGCCCTGGAAACCGTCGACCGGTTGGCCCTGCCAAAAGGCATAGACCGTCGGGATCGACTGGATGCGCAACTGGCCAGCAATATTCTGCGCCTCGTCGACGTTGACCTTGACCATGCGCACTGCTCCGCGCGCCTCCTTGACGGCGGCCTCCAGCGCCGGGCCCAGCGTCTTGCACGGCCCGCACCACGGCGCCCAGAAATCGACGATGATCGGCACACTCTGCGAGGCCTCGACGACCTCGGCCATGAACTCCGCCTCGGTGATATCCTTGACCAGATCCCCCGCAGGAGCCTGCCCCATACCCAATTCCAACATTTCCGCCTCCGCCTTTGCGGTTTCCTAGCGCGTTAGATGGCGCAGCGGGGGCCGGGATGCAAGGGCTCGG contains these protein-coding regions:
- the trxA gene encoding thioredoxin, encoding MLELGMGQAPAGDLVKDITEAEFMAEVVEASQSVPIIVDFWAPWCGPCKTLGPALEAAVKEARGAVRMVKVNVDEAQNIAGQLRIQSIPTVYAFWQGQPVDGFQGALPGSELKAFIGRVVAAAGGDASGGLDEAIEAAEEMLEQGAAVDAAQTFAAILGEDPNNARAYAGMVQAHIAMDDLEQAEAILNGAPAEISRAPELEAAHAKLELAKQAGNAGPITELQAQVDADPGNHQARFDLAQALYASGDAEGAVTQLLELFRKDREWNDGAAKAQLFTIFEALKPNDPVVLNGRRKLSSMIFA